The genomic stretch CCCTGCGGGACAAGACCGACCCGCGCAGCGGAGAGCCTCTGCCTGGAGCGTGCAAAGGGCACTGCGCGCAGTTGATCAGCAATCTGGCGACGGAGAGGGTCCTGGCCGAACACATCCGGGCGATGATCGCCGCTCGGAACTGACGCAGTGCGTACGGCAGCATGAAGTGATGGTCACCATCACCGTCGCCGGTCTCGCCCAGCACTTCCACCCCGCGGAGCGGGGCACGGTCCGCCTCGAGATCCGTCGCGAGTCGCGCTCGCGTGCTCAGGCACTCGCCGAGGTCACCGCTCTGCACGCGCGGGTCCGCGAGGAGGCCGCGGCCGAGCAAGCGTCCGGCGCCGCCACCTGGTGGTCCTCCGATCAGATCTCGGTCTCGTCGATCCGCCGGTACCTGAAGGACTCCGATGTCACCCAGCTCCTCCAGGTGGCGGCCGCCGGCGTCCGAGTGAAGTACCGCGATTTCGCGGCGCTCGGACGCTGGGTCGGCTCGATCTCCGAGGTGCCGGGGGTCCAGATCTTGGGGGTCGACTGGGACGTGACGGCGTTACGACGGGCAGGCATCGAGCGCGAGGTTCGCACCGCGGCCGTGCGTGATGCCCGCGAGAGGGCGGAGGCTTACGCTGCCGCCCTGGGGCTCTCCGAGGTGCGCGTGCTGACGCTGTTCGAGCCCGGGCTGCGTCCGCACACGCGCATCGAGGGCGGTTCGGCCTTGATGAGCCGCGCCGCGGCGTTTGTGTCGGCGGAGGAGGCTCTGACCCTCAAGCCCGAAGACATCGAGGTCTCGGCCTCCGTCTCGGCTGATTTCGAGGCTCACTGACGCGAGAGTCCGCTCCGATGCCGATGCGCGCGCCTTCCCGGGCGTCCGTGCCGGTCGCGGAACGCTGCACGCTCTCGGCGCCCAGCTATGCATCTGCTCCACGTCACCTCTCCTTCCTGCCCGTCCCGACGAGCACGCGACCACCATGCGAGTATTGAGGACTCCTCGGCGACGTCTGTCCCGGATTACCGGTGCTCGTGCGCGGGCCCGATGACCCGCACCGCGCGCGATGTTCTGCTCCAGACGATCGAACTCGCCAAGGCGGCGGAGGAGATCGGCCTCGACGGCGCCTACGTCCGCGTGTACCACTTCGCACTCCAGCTCGCCTCGCCGTTCCCGCTCCTGGGGGGCGATCGCCGCGCGCATCCGCCGCGTCGAGATCGACACCGGCGTCATCGACAGGCGCTACGAGACCCCGCTGTACATGGCCGAGGAAGCGGCCGCCACCGACCTCATCTCCGGCGGCAGGCTTGAACTCGGCGTGAGCCGGGGATCACCCGAGACGGCCCTGCGCGGCTCCGAGGCGTTCGGATTCGTCCCACCGGAGGGGATGACCGACGCCGGCTGGCCGGTGGGATCGCGCCAGGATCCCGACCACGTCGGACAGCCCCGCGACGATGTCCTCGCGGCTGAGCTGATCCATTACGCGCTCACCAGCGTCTCCGCCTCGATGAGGACATTGCGCCGGGCGAACTCTGCCGGGATCCGCGTCGCGTCCACCCGGGTGCGGACTGTGCCCGTGGGTGGCTGCCACGGCGCCGGTAGAAAGCGCGATGCATCGTCGATCCACTCGGCGCGAGGGAGGCCTTCCTCGTCGAGCCGGTAGGCGGCAACGGCCGCGAGTGCCGCACCCCAGCCCGCGTCGGCGAAGGGAGGGGGCTCGGCGAGCGTGAGACCGACCCGGAGAGCGGAGTGCACGTCGGCCAGATTGTCGGCGAGTTGGATGAGCTGCCGGTAGGCGGTCCTGACGTCGTCACGGTTCAGCGCGTCCGAGATGACCGCCCCAATTGTCGCCGCGTCTTTTCGGATCGTCGGCACAAGCACGATCGAGTGCTGAGTGTGGGAGAGCAGCCGCTCCAGCAGGTCCACCGAAGGCTGCCGCCGAGCGTTCTCGATGCGCGAGAGTGTGGCCTCGGCCACGTCCGACGCCTCGGAAAGCTCGCACTGGGACAAATGCGCTCCCCGGCGGGCGGAGCGCAGAAGTCGTGCTGCCGTCATCGTGGCCTCCTGGTTGACGAATGAGTCAATCCTAGCTCGGGAACGCTGCCCCGATCATGGAGGAGGGCGCGCGGGCGACGCCGAAACGACGAATCCCCCCGCCTCTCCGAAGAGAGACGAGGGGATCCGATCACTGTGTCCGAGGGGGGACTTGAACCCCCACGCCCTATACGGGCACTAGCACCTCAAGCTAGCGCGTCTGCCATTTCCGCCACCCGGACGAGTCGTGTTGCCGACCTGCGTTTCCGCGGCCGAAAAAGACATTAGCACGGTTCCGGAGCCTCGAAGGCCAGCGGCAGCCCACGTCATCCGAGCGCCGCCGGGCACGCGCCGGTAGCGTTGCCGGCATGCCAGACAGTGCCGATATGACCGACGCCACCCTCGATGAGACCGCGCTCATCGCGCGCGACCTCATCCGCTTCGACACCAGCAACTACGGCGACGGCAAGGCCGAGCCCGAGCGCCCGGCCGCCGAGTACGTTGCCGCGAAGCTGCGCGACCTCGGCCTCGAGCCGGAGCTGATCGACTCTGACCCGGGGCGCACCAGCGTCGTCGCGCGGGTCGCGGGGGAGGACAGTGAGCGCGGAGCCCTCGTCGTGCACGGGCACCTCGACGTGGTGCCGGCCATCGCGGACAACTGGAGCGTCGATCCGTTCGGCGGCGAGATCAAGGACGGCATGCTCTGGGGCCGCGGCGCCGTCGACATGAAGAACATGGACGCGATGATCCTCGCCTCGCTCGGCGACATCCTCCGCGAGGGTCGGCGTCCCTCCCGTGACCTCGTCATCGCGTTCTTCGCCGATGAGGAGGCCGGCGGCGTGCGGGGCTCGGGCTACCTGGCGCGCGAGCGGCCGGAGCTGTTCGCCGGAGCGACCGAGGCAATCAGCGAGGTCGGCGGCTATTCGATTGAGCTCGCCGGCAAGCGTGCCTATCTCGTCCAGACGGGGGAGAAGGCGCTGCTGTGGCTGACGCTCCGCGCGCACGGCACGGCCGGGCACGGCTCGCAGATCAACTCCGAGAACGCCGTCACCCGTCTCGCGCAGGCCATCGCTCGCATCGGCAGCGAGGAGTGGCCCACCCGCCTGACCAATACCACGCGCGAGCTGCTCGACGAGGTCGCGCGCCTGCTCGGGCACGACCCCCAGCGCAGCACTCCGGAGGAACTCGCGCTCGTCACCGGCACCGCCTCGCGTTTCATAGCGGCGACGCTGCGCACCACCGCGAATCCGTCGATGCTCTCGGCCGGCTACAAGGCCAACGTCATCCCGGACACGGCGGAGGCGACGATCGACGTGCGTGTCCTGCCGGGCGAGGAGGACGCAGTGCTCGAACGCCTGACGGTCCTCGCGGGCGAGCACGTCGAGATTCTGGTGCAGCACCGCGACATCGGGCTCGAGGTCCCCTTCGCCGGCCCCCTCGTCGAGAGCATGGCCGCCTCGTTGCGGCGGTTCGATCCGGGCGCCGAAGTCCTCCCGTACCTGCTCTCGGGCGGAACCGACAACAAGGCGCTCTCGACACTCGGGATCACCGGATACGGGTTCGCGCCACTCCAGCTCCCGTCATCCTTGGACTTCCCGGCGATGTTCCACGGGGTCGACGAGCGCGTCCCACTGGACGCACTAGTGTTTGGCAGGAAGGTCCTGACCGATCTCCTGCTGAGTTCCTGACGGCGCTCCGAGGGTCAGCACCCACCGACTCCGACCGCCTGCTGGCCGACGACGCCCCAGCCCTCTTCGAAAGTGACGCATGGGCCTGCTCGACGCGCTGATCCTGGGACTCGTCCAGGGTCTGACCGAATTCCTCCCGATCTCCTCCAGCGCCCACCTCCGGATCGTCAGCGAGCTGCTGCCCGGTCTCGGCGGGCGCGACACCGGCGCCGCGTTTACCGCGATCACGCAGCTGGGAACCGAGACCGCGGTCATCATTTACTTCTGGCGCGATATCGTGCGAATCGTGTCTGGCTGGGCGCGTTCGCTCGTCGGCCGGGTCCCGCGCACCGACCCCGATGCGCGGATGGGCTGGCTCATCATCCTGGGCAGCCTCCCGATCATCGTGCTCGGGCTCGTCTTCCAGGACGCGATCGAAACGACCCTCCGCTCGCTCTGGGTCGTCGCCACCACTCTGATCCTCTTCGGCGTCCTGCTCGGCATCGCCGACGCGGTCGGCGCGAAGAAGCGCCGCCTGCGCGACCTCGGCGTCCGCGACGGACTGATCTACGGGGGCGCGCAGGCGCTCGCCCTGATTCCGGGTGTTTCGCGCTCGGGTGGCACCATCACCGCCGGCCTCTTCCTCGGCTACGAGCGCAAAGCGGCGGCACGCTACTCCTTCCTCCTTGCGATCCCGGCGGTGTTCGGCAGCGGGCTCTACCAGCTGTACAAGAGCATCAGTGACCCGGAGGTGCTGCCGAACCAGGTCCAGGTCGGCGGGCTGGAGACCCTGGTCGCGACCATCGTGGCGTTCGTGGTCGGCTTCGTGGTGATCGCGTTCTTCATGAACTACATCTCGCGGCGCAGCTTCCTTCCCTTCGTCGTCTACCGCATCGTGCTCGGTGTCGTTCTGATGGTCGCGCTGGGCACCGGCCTCATCGCCGCCTAGATGCGCGCTTGGACTGCCCCCGACGTCCCTGCTCTGCCCGGCCGGGGCAGCGCCCCGCGCCTGCACGACACGGCGACCGCGCGCTCCGTCGAACTCGACGCGCCGGGAGGAGTGGCGAGCCTGTACGTCTGCGGCATCACGCCCTACGACGCGACCCACCTCGGCCACGCCGCCACCTACCTCGCCTTTGACACGGTGCAGCGCGTCTGGCTCGACGCCGGGTACACCGTCGAGTACGCGCAGAACGTCACCGACGTCGACGACCCGCTGCTCGAGCGGGCGAATGCCACCGGTGTCCACTGGCGCGAGCTGGCCGAGGAGCAGGTCGAGCTGTTTCGCGGCGACATGGCGGCACTGCGAGTACTTCCTCCGCAGCACTACGTGGGCGTCACCGAGACGGTAGCTCCGATGGCG from Rathayibacter rathayi encodes the following:
- a CDS encoding M20/M25/M40 family metallo-hydrolase, with protein sequence MTDATLDETALIARDLIRFDTSNYGDGKAEPERPAAEYVAAKLRDLGLEPELIDSDPGRTSVVARVAGEDSERGALVVHGHLDVVPAIADNWSVDPFGGEIKDGMLWGRGAVDMKNMDAMILASLGDILREGRRPSRDLVIAFFADEEAGGVRGSGYLARERPELFAGATEAISEVGGYSIELAGKRAYLVQTGEKALLWLTLRAHGTAGHGSQINSENAVTRLAQAIARIGSEEWPTRLTNTTRELLDEVARLLGHDPQRSTPEELALVTGTASRFIAATLRTTANPSMLSAGYKANVIPDTAEATIDVRVLPGEEDAVLERLTVLAGEHVEILVQHRDIGLEVPFAGPLVESMAASLRRFDPGAEVLPYLLSGGTDNKALSTLGITGYGFAPLQLPSSLDFPAMFHGVDERVPLDALVFGRKVLTDLLLSS
- a CDS encoding undecaprenyl-diphosphate phosphatase — translated: MGLLDALILGLVQGLTEFLPISSSAHLRIVSELLPGLGGRDTGAAFTAITQLGTETAVIIYFWRDIVRIVSGWARSLVGRVPRTDPDARMGWLIILGSLPIIVLGLVFQDAIETTLRSLWVVATTLILFGVLLGIADAVGAKKRRLRDLGVRDGLIYGGAQALALIPGVSRSGGTITAGLFLGYERKAAARYSFLLAIPAVFGSGLYQLYKSISDPEVLPNQVQVGGLETLVATIVAFVVGFVVIAFFMNYISRRSFLPFVVYRIVLGVVLMVALGTGLIAA
- a CDS encoding SIMPL domain-containing protein — protein: MVTITVAGLAQHFHPAERGTVRLEIRRESRSRAQALAEVTALHARVREEAAAEQASGAATWWSSDQISVSSIRRYLKDSDVTQLLQVAAAGVRVKYRDFAALGRWVGSISEVPGVQILGVDWDVTALRRAGIEREVRTAAVRDARERAEAYAAALGLSEVRVLTLFEPGLRPHTRIEGGSALMSRAAAFVSAEEALTLKPEDIEVSASVSADFEAH
- a CDS encoding helix-turn-helix domain-containing protein — protein: MTAARLLRSARRGAHLSQCELSEASDVAEATLSRIENARRQPSVDLLERLLSHTQHSIVLVPTIRKDAATIGAVISDALNRDDVRTAYRQLIQLADNLADVHSALRVGLTLAEPPPFADAGWGAALAAVAAYRLDEEGLPRAEWIDDASRFLPAPWQPPTGTVRTRVDATRIPAEFARRNVLIEAETLVSA